The Pseudomonas azadiae genome includes a window with the following:
- a CDS encoding DUF6586 family protein: MANELYTRTNQKIYFAGLALEALGRAEEGKEMNAIALVQAGREAALFHLYGALLGLCHEIAGFYRLPQAGSPRAEMIMNREVLESMAIPELAELVEMAQSPDSWIARLLKAHADMFQPPRVPHVPKGDVTQPLIVAVTVQEDEPKPLSREELEGWRQALKKMALRFREGLNEC, translated from the coding sequence ATGGCCAACGAACTCTATACCCGTACCAATCAGAAAATCTACTTTGCGGGTTTAGCCCTGGAAGCCCTTGGCCGCGCCGAGGAAGGGAAGGAGATGAATGCCATCGCGCTGGTCCAGGCCGGCCGCGAAGCGGCGTTGTTCCACCTGTATGGCGCCTTGCTGGGCCTGTGCCATGAAATCGCCGGGTTCTATCGCTTGCCTCAAGCCGGTTCGCCTCGCGCGGAGATGATCATGAACCGAGAAGTGCTCGAATCCATGGCCATTCCTGAATTGGCCGAGCTGGTTGAAATGGCGCAAAGCCCAGACAGCTGGATCGCCCGCTTGCTCAAGGCGCACGCCGATATGTTCCAGCCGCCGCGTGTGCCTCATGTGCCCAAGGGTGATGTCACCCAGCCGCTGATCGTGGCAGTTACGGTGCAAGAGGACGAGCCCAAGCCGTTGAGCCGCGAAGAACTGGAAGGCTGGCGCCAGGCGCTGAAAAAGATGGCACTGCGCTTTCGCGAAGGCTTGAACGAGTGCTAA
- the sulA gene encoding SOS-induced cell division inhibitor SulA: MQLVHTPQHTQLSLFEAFMAQPLAPILKETVEAPWGAEPEVFSELSLRGAAGSCLSLLAPILRELSEEQDARWLTLIAPPASLTQAWLRDAGLNRERILLLQPRGMQSAQLLTCEALRLGRSHTVVSWLNPLNASAKQQLISAARVGDAQSLNIRLG; this comes from the coding sequence ATGCAGCTCGTCCACACCCCACAACACACGCAACTGTCGCTGTTCGAGGCCTTTATGGCCCAACCTCTTGCGCCTATCCTCAAGGAAACGGTCGAGGCACCCTGGGGCGCCGAGCCGGAGGTGTTCAGTGAATTGTCGTTGCGCGGTGCAGCGGGCAGCTGCCTGAGCCTGCTGGCGCCGATCCTGCGTGAATTGAGCGAGGAACAGGACGCCCGCTGGCTGACACTGATCGCCCCGCCCGCCAGCCTGACCCAGGCCTGGTTGCGAGACGCCGGTCTAAACCGTGAGCGTATCCTGTTGCTGCAGCCGCGCGGCATGCAAAGTGCCCAGTTGTTGACCTGCGAAGCCTTGCGCCTGGGCCGTAGCCATACGGTGGTGAGTTGGCTTAATCCGCTGAATGCCAGCGCCAAGCAGCAGTTGATCAGTGCCGCGCGCGTGGGCGATGCACAGAGCTTGAATATTCGATTGGGATAA
- the lexA gene encoding transcriptional repressor LexA, giving the protein MLKLTPRQAEILAFIKRCLDDNGYPPTRAEIALELGFKSPNAAEEHLKALARKGAIEMTPGASRGIRIPGFEAKADESTLPIIGRVAAGAPILAQQHVEESCNINPTFFHPRADYLLRVHGMSMKDVGIFDGDLLAVHTTREARNGQIVVARIGDEVTVKRFKREGSKVWLMAENPEFAPIEVNLKDQDLVIEGLSVGVIRR; this is encoded by the coding sequence ATGCTAAAACTGACGCCACGCCAAGCTGAGATTCTGGCTTTTATCAAGCGCTGCCTCGATGACAACGGCTACCCGCCGACGCGAGCGGAAATTGCGCTGGAACTGGGATTCAAGTCCCCCAACGCCGCCGAAGAACACCTCAAGGCCCTCGCTCGCAAAGGCGCGATCGAAATGACCCCCGGTGCCTCGCGCGGCATTCGCATCCCTGGCTTTGAAGCCAAGGCAGACGAATCGACCCTGCCCATCATCGGCCGCGTCGCCGCCGGTGCGCCGATCCTGGCACAGCAGCACGTCGAAGAGTCCTGCAATATCAACCCGACCTTCTTCCATCCTCGCGCCGACTACCTGCTGCGGGTCCATGGCATGAGCATGAAGGACGTGGGCATCTTCGACGGTGACCTGCTGGCTGTCCACACCACCCGCGAAGCCCGTAATGGCCAGATCGTCGTCGCCCGCATCGGCGATGAAGTCACCGTCAAACGCTTCAAGCGCGAGGGCAGCAAGGTCTGGCTCATGGCCGAGAACCCTGAGTTCGCCCCGATTGAAGTGAACCTGAAAGACCAGGACCTGGTGATCGAAGGCTTGAGCGTCGGCGTAATTCGCCGCTAA
- a CDS encoding TetR/AcrR family transcriptional regulator — protein MAQSETVERILDAAEQLFAEKGFAETSLRLITSKAGVNLAAVNYHFGSKKALIQAVFSRFLGPFCASLDRELERRQAKADHKPTLEDLLEILVEQALVVQPRSGNDLSIFMRLLGLAFSQSQGHLRRYLEDMYGKVFRRYMLLVNEAAPRIPPIELFWRVHFMLGAAAFSMSGIKALRAIAETDFGVNTSIEQVMRLMVPFLAAGMRAETGVTDPAMAAAQLRPRSKTTSAPAKV, from the coding sequence ATGGCCCAGTCGGAAACCGTTGAACGCATTCTCGATGCTGCCGAGCAATTGTTCGCGGAAAAAGGATTTGCTGAAACTTCACTGCGGCTGATCACCAGCAAGGCTGGCGTCAACCTCGCCGCGGTGAACTACCACTTCGGCTCGAAAAAGGCCCTGATCCAGGCGGTGTTCTCGCGCTTCCTGGGGCCGTTCTGCGCCAGCCTCGACCGTGAGCTGGAGCGTCGCCAGGCCAAGGCTGACCACAAGCCGACCCTGGAGGACCTGCTGGAAATTCTGGTTGAGCAAGCCCTGGTGGTCCAGCCCCGCAGCGGCAACGACCTGTCGATCTTCATGCGCCTGCTGGGCCTGGCCTTCAGCCAGAGCCAGGGGCACCTGCGGCGTTATCTGGAAGACATGTACGGCAAGGTATTCCGTCGCTACATGTTGCTGGTCAACGAAGCGGCGCCGCGTATTCCGCCTATCGAACTGTTCTGGCGCGTGCATTTCATGCTTGGTGCGGCCGCGTTTAGCATGTCCGGCATCAAGGCGCTGCGCGCCATTGCCGAGACCGATTTCGGCGTCAACACCTCCATCGAACAAGTGATGCGCCTGATGGTGCCGTTCCTCGCCGCCGGCATGCGCGCCGAAACCGGCGTGACCGACCCGGCCATGGCGGCCGCCCAGTTGCGCCCACGCAGCAAAACCACGTCGGCCCCCGCCAAGGTTTGA
- the nagZ gene encoding beta-N-acetylhexosaminidase, with translation MSAALQGSLMVDVAGTWLTAEDRHLLRQPEVGGLIIFARNIEHPRQVRELSAAIRAVRPDLLLAVDQEGGRVQRLRQGFVRLPAMRALAAHPNADYLAEQCGWIMATEVLAVGLDLSFAPVLDLDYQRSAVVGTRSFEGDPERAAVLAGAFIRGMNSAGMAATGKHFPGHGWAEADSHVAIPNDERSLEQIRTNDLVPFARLSKQLAAVMPAHVIYPQVDAQPAGFSRRWLQDILRGELQFDGVIFSDDLSMAGAHVVGDAASRIEAALTAGCDMGLVCNDRAAAELALTAAQRMKVTPSARIARMRGQAIASTDYKQDPRWLAALTALRDAQLVD, from the coding sequence ATGAGTGCTGCCCTGCAAGGTTCTTTGATGGTTGACGTTGCCGGCACCTGGCTCACGGCCGAGGACCGCCACCTGTTGCGCCAGCCTGAAGTGGGCGGCTTGATTATCTTCGCGCGCAACATCGAACATCCACGGCAGGTGCGCGAACTGAGCGCGGCGATTCGTGCGGTGCGCCCGGACCTGCTCCTGGCGGTCGACCAGGAAGGCGGTCGCGTACAGCGTCTGCGCCAGGGGTTTGTACGCCTGCCAGCCATGCGCGCCCTGGCGGCTCACCCCAACGCCGACTACCTGGCCGAGCAGTGCGGCTGGATCATGGCCACCGAAGTATTGGCGGTGGGCCTGGATTTGAGCTTCGCCCCGGTGCTGGACCTGGACTACCAGCGCAGCGCCGTGGTCGGCACCCGTTCCTTTGAAGGCGATCCCGAACGCGCCGCCGTGCTGGCCGGTGCCTTTATCCGTGGCATGAACAGCGCCGGCATGGCCGCCACCGGCAAACACTTCCCGGGCCACGGTTGGGCCGAGGCGGATTCCCACGTCGCCATTCCAAATGACGAGCGCAGCCTGGAACAGATTCGCACGAACGACCTGGTGCCTTTCGCACGTCTGAGCAAGCAGTTGGCGGCCGTGATGCCGGCACACGTCATCTACCCGCAGGTTGACGCCCAGCCGGCCGGCTTCTCGCGCCGCTGGTTGCAGGACATCCTGCGCGGCGAATTGCAGTTCGACGGCGTGATCTTCAGCGACGACTTGTCCATGGCCGGTGCCCACGTGGTCGGTGATGCGGCCAGCCGCATCGAAGCGGCGCTGACCGCGGGCTGCGACATGGGCCTGGTGTGCAACGATCGTGCGGCTGCCGAGCTTGCGCTCACCGCCGCTCAGCGCATGAAGGTCACGCCATCGGCGCGGATTGCGCGCATGCGGGGTCAAGCAATTGCCTCGACGGACTACAAGCAGGATCCGCGTTGGCTGGCGGCGCTGACTGCGTTGCGGGATGCTCAGTTGGTCGACTGA
- a CDS encoding DEAD/DEAH box helicase — MPLTSSLTKPLAPSWANRFKEQSLERGRRYALENRVRIVESGDSTITASCEGSGGNVYRQTISLRESAKGMLILVDSRCTCPVHTNCKHIAAVLLKVQETLAYPAAAQDAELLGKLQAVLENRPVLPQVVMEDVLPVPRLWLASVEFSAFEPRNGKMQRYIQHRAALSFNYLGNYVSGQKNADIIVRQDTQSLRIKRHPELEQPYREQLRLLGFKIATRQSKALPESAGELFELVNDSAWLNFTLNALPTLRAEGWELQIEEDFGFDLSPVDDWYATVDEGPERDWFDLELGIIVNGERLSLLPILLNLMRSHTEILNPEKLARRRDDELILVNIPGLPNGGHGPLQVALPYGRLKPVLATLGEFYLQEPGTTTLRLAKADAIRLNPLEDLPLQWEGGEKIRNFAQRLRDIKDFTCVAPEGLNATLRPYQLEGLSWMQSLRQLDVGGILADDMGLGKTLQTLAHILTEKNAGRLDRPCMVVMPTSLIPNWLDEAAHFTPQLKVLALYGASRKKHFAPLKENGLQDYDLLLTTYALLPKDIDHLAALPLHVLILDEAQYIKNPSSKAAQAARELNARQRLCLSGTPLENHLGELWSLFHFLLPGWLGDVKSFNRDYRVPIEKRASDVRLQHLNGRIKPFLLRRTKEQVATELPPKTEIIHWVDLSEAQRDVYETMRLAMDKKVRDEITRKGVARSQIIILEALLKLRQVCCDLRLVNDATLPARGGSSGKLDSLMAMLEELFAEGRRILLFSQFTSMLSLIELELQKRGVAYALLTGQTRDRRTPVKDFQSGKLQIFLISLKAGGVGLNLTEADTVIHYDPWWNPATENQATDRAYRIGQEKPVFVYKMIARGTVEEKIQHLQKEKSDLAAGVLDGRTTGDWQLGNEDIEALFAPLPNKQEKR, encoded by the coding sequence ATGCCCCTGACGTCGTCGCTGACCAAACCCCTGGCCCCTTCGTGGGCCAATCGCTTCAAAGAGCAGAGCCTTGAGCGCGGGCGGCGGTATGCCCTGGAGAACCGGGTGCGCATCGTCGAGTCCGGCGACAGCACCATCACCGCCAGCTGCGAAGGCTCGGGCGGCAACGTCTACCGGCAGACCATCTCGCTGCGCGAATCGGCCAAGGGCATGCTGATCCTGGTGGACAGCCGCTGTACCTGCCCGGTGCACACCAACTGCAAACATATCGCGGCGGTGCTGCTCAAGGTCCAGGAAACCCTGGCCTACCCGGCCGCCGCCCAGGATGCCGAGCTGCTGGGAAAACTCCAGGCCGTGCTGGAAAACCGCCCGGTGCTGCCGCAGGTGGTCATGGAGGACGTGCTGCCCGTGCCACGCCTGTGGTTGGCCAGCGTCGAATTCAGCGCCTTTGAACCGCGCAACGGCAAGATGCAGCGCTATATCCAGCATCGCGCGGCGTTGTCGTTCAACTACCTGGGCAACTATGTCAGCGGGCAGAAAAACGCCGACATCATCGTGCGCCAGGACACCCAGAGCCTGCGCATCAAGCGCCATCCCGAGCTTGAGCAGCCGTATCGCGAACAACTGCGCCTGCTCGGTTTCAAGATCGCCACGCGCCAGAGCAAGGCCTTGCCGGAAAGCGCCGGCGAGCTGTTCGAATTGGTCAATGACAGCGCCTGGCTCAATTTCACCCTCAACGCCCTGCCCACCTTGCGGGCCGAGGGTTGGGAGCTGCAGATCGAAGAAGATTTCGGCTTCGACCTGAGCCCCGTCGACGATTGGTACGCCACCGTCGACGAAGGCCCGGAGCGCGATTGGTTCGACCTGGAACTGGGGATCATCGTCAACGGTGAGCGCCTGAGCCTGCTGCCGATTCTGCTGAACCTGATGCGCTCCCACACCGAGATCCTCAACCCGGAGAAACTGGCGCGGCGCCGCGATGATGAACTGATCCTGGTGAACATCCCTGGCCTGCCCAACGGCGGCCATGGCCCACTGCAAGTCGCGCTGCCTTACGGACGCCTGAAACCGGTGCTGGCTACCTTGGGCGAGTTCTACCTGCAAGAGCCCGGCACAACCACCTTGCGCCTGGCCAAGGCCGATGCGATTCGCCTGAACCCGCTGGAAGACCTGCCGCTGCAATGGGAAGGCGGCGAAAAGATCCGCAACTTCGCCCAGCGCCTGCGGGATATCAAAGACTTCACCTGCGTGGCGCCCGAAGGGTTGAACGCGACCTTGCGCCCGTATCAACTCGAAGGCTTGAGCTGGATGCAGTCGCTGCGTCAGCTCGATGTCGGCGGCATTCTTGCGGATGACATGGGGCTGGGTAAAACCCTGCAGACCCTGGCGCATATTCTCACGGAAAAAAACGCCGGGCGCCTGGATCGACCCTGCATGGTGGTGATGCCGACCAGCCTGATTCCCAACTGGCTGGATGAAGCGGCGCATTTCACACCGCAACTGAAGGTGTTGGCCCTGTATGGCGCGTCACGCAAGAAGCATTTCGCGCCTTTAAAGGAAAACGGCCTGCAGGATTATGACCTGCTGCTGACCACCTATGCCCTGTTGCCCAAGGACATCGACCACCTCGCCGCCCTGCCTTTGCACGTACTGATCCTCGACGAAGCCCAGTACATCAAGAACCCGTCCAGCAAGGCAGCCCAGGCGGCGCGCGAGCTGAATGCGCGACAGCGCCTGTGCCTGAGCGGCACGCCGTTGGAAAACCACTTGGGCGAGCTGTGGTCGCTGTTTCACTTCCTGCTGCCGGGCTGGCTGGGTGACGTAAAAAGCTTCAACCGCGATTACCGCGTGCCCATCGAAAAGCGCGCCAGTGATGTACGACTGCAGCACCTCAACGGTCGGATCAAACCTTTTCTGTTGCGTCGTACCAAGGAACAGGTGGCCACGGAATTGCCGCCCAAGACCGAAATCATCCACTGGGTGGACCTCAGCGAGGCCCAGCGTGACGTGTACGAAACCATGCGCCTGGCCATGGACAAGAAGGTGCGCGACGAGATCACGCGCAAGGGCGTGGCGCGCAGCCAGATCATCATTCTTGAAGCACTGCTCAAGTTGCGTCAGGTGTGCTGCGACTTACGGCTGGTCAACGACGCCACCCTGCCCGCCCGTGGCGGCAGCTCGGGCAAGCTCGATAGCCTGATGGCGATGCTTGAGGAGCTGTTTGCGGAAGGTCGGCGCATCCTGCTGTTTTCCCAGTTCACCTCGATGCTGAGCCTGATCGAACTCGAGCTTCAGAAGCGCGGCGTCGCCTACGCCTTGTTGACCGGCCAGACCCGTGATCGGCGCACGCCGGTGAAGGACTTCCAGAGCGGCAAGCTGCAGATCTTTCTGATCAGCCTGAAGGCCGGCGGTGTAGGCCTGAACCTGACCGAAGCCGACACGGTGATCCACTACGACCCGTGGTGGAACCCGGCCACGGAAAACCAGGCGACTGACCGTGCGTATCGCATCGGGCAGGAGAAGCCGGTGTTCGTGTACAAGATGATTGCCCGGGGCACGGTGGAGGAGAAAATCCAGCACCTGCAAAAGGAGAAGTCAGACTTGGCGGCGGGTGTGCTGGATGGGCGCACGACCGGGGACTGGCAGTTGGGCAATGAGGATATTGAAGCGTTGTTTGCGCCGTTGCCCAATAAACAAGAGAAGCGCTGA
- a CDS encoding CsiV family protein, with amino-acid sequence MRLFRMLSLLLVVAAPAAFADSPYQVEMILVRQNAEPVINSRAAPEDWDTGAVRLGDKLSPPRLSNIVDKLRADSTYTVLLHKAWEQNLGEQPVKLAITDGQEQFGQFPIEGVLNLQLGRFTDIDADFWINQFDGNGSVIASEHLAQKDVRTKNNQLNYLDGGHLALLIKITSLTAKPPSAPPPDLQD; translated from the coding sequence ATGCGCCTGTTCCGCATGTTGAGCCTGTTGTTGGTGGTAGCGGCACCTGCGGCGTTCGCCGACAGCCCGTACCAGGTGGAGATGATCCTGGTGCGCCAGAACGCCGAGCCTGTGATCAACAGCCGCGCCGCGCCGGAAGACTGGGACACCGGGGCGGTGCGCCTGGGCGATAAACTGAGCCCGCCGCGCCTTTCCAACATTGTCGACAAGCTGCGCGCCGATTCCACCTACACGGTGCTGCTGCACAAGGCGTGGGAGCAGAACCTCGGCGAGCAACCGGTGAAGCTGGCGATTACTGACGGCCAGGAGCAGTTCGGGCAGTTCCCCATCGAAGGCGTCTTGAACCTGCAATTGGGCCGCTTCACCGACATCGATGCGGACTTCTGGATCAACCAGTTCGACGGCAACGGCAGCGTGATCGCCAGCGAACACCTGGCCCAGAAAGACGTGCGCACCAAGAACAATCAACTCAACTACCTGGACGGCGGCCACCTGGCGCTGCTGATCAAGATCACCTCGTTGACCGCCAAGCCACCCAGCGCACCACCGCCCGACCTGCAGGACTGA
- the mfd gene encoding transcription-repair coupling factor encodes MPVLRLPLLPAAAGKQHWGNLPGAALSLAIAEAASAAKRFTLLLTADSQSAERLEQELSFFAPDLPVLHFPDWETLPYDLFSPHQDIISQRIASLYRLPELAHGVLVVPITTALHRLAPTKFLLGSSLVLDIGQKLDVEQMRTRLEASGYRCVDTVYEHGEFAVRGALIDLFPMGSKLPYRIDLFDDEIETLRTFDPENQRSIDKVESIKLLPAREFPLQKDAVTRFKARFRERFDVDFRRCPIFQDLSSGITPAGIEYYLPLFFDETSTLFDYLPQDTQVFSLPGIEQAAENFWNDVRNRYEERRVDPSRPLLPPAELFLPVEDCFARLKNWPRVVASQQDVDAGGGRERFPAQTLPDLAIQAKATQPLEALSNFLADFPGRVLFTAESAGRREVLLELLERLKLRPKTVDSWPDFVKSKERLAITIAPLDEGLLLDDPALALIAESPLFGQRVMQRRRREKRADANNDAVIKNLTELREGAPVVHIDHGVGRYLGLQTLEIDNQAAEFLTMEYAEGAKLYVPVASLHLIARYTGSDDALAPLHRLGSETWQKAKRKAAEQVRDVAAELLDIYARRAAREGYAFADPKADYATFSAGFAFEETPDQQTTIEAVRADMLAPKPMDRLVCGDVGFGKTEVAMRAAFIAVHGGKQVAILVPTTLLAQQHYNSFRDRFADWPVSVEVMSRFKSAKEVNAAVADLAEGKIDIVIGTHKLLSDDVKIKNLGLVIIDEEHRFGVRQKEQLKNLRSEVDILTLTATPIPRTLNMAVSGMRDLSIIATPPARRLSVRTFVMEQNKSTVKEALLRELLRGGQVYYLHNDVKTIEKCAADLAELVPEARIAIGHGQMRERELEQVMSDFYHKRFNVLIASTIIETGIDVPSANTIIIERADKFGLAQLHQLRGRVGRSHHQAYAYLLTPPRQQITSDAEKRLEAIANTQDLGAGFVLATNDLEIRGAGELLGDGQSGQIQAVGFTLYMEMLERAVKAIRKGEQPNLDQPLGGGPEINLRLPALIPEDYLPDVHARLILYKRIASATDEEGLKDLQVEMIDRFGLLPEPTKNLVRLTLLKLQAEQLGIKKVDAGPQGGRIEFEAQTPVDPLVLIKLIQGQPNRYKFEGATLFKFMVPMERAEERFNTLEALFERLIPKSA; translated from the coding sequence GTGCCCGTTCTGCGTCTACCGCTACTCCCTGCCGCGGCAGGTAAACAGCATTGGGGCAATCTGCCCGGTGCCGCCCTGAGCCTGGCCATCGCCGAGGCTGCCAGCGCAGCCAAGCGCTTTACCCTGCTGCTCACCGCCGACAGCCAAAGTGCCGAGCGGTTGGAGCAGGAGCTGAGCTTCTTCGCCCCCGATTTGCCGGTGCTGCATTTCCCCGACTGGGAAACCCTGCCCTACGACCTGTTCTCGCCGCACCAGGACATCATTTCCCAGCGCATCGCCAGCCTGTACCGCTTGCCGGAACTGGCCCACGGCGTGCTGGTGGTGCCGATCACCACGGCGTTGCATCGCCTGGCGCCGACCAAGTTCCTGCTGGGCAGCAGCCTGGTGCTGGACATCGGCCAGAAGCTCGATGTGGAGCAGATGCGCACGCGCCTGGAAGCCAGCGGCTACCGCTGCGTCGATACGGTGTACGAGCACGGCGAGTTCGCAGTACGCGGCGCGCTGATCGATTTGTTCCCGATGGGCAGCAAACTGCCCTACCGCATCGACCTGTTCGATGACGAAATCGAGACCCTGCGCACCTTCGACCCGGAAAACCAGCGCTCCATCGACAAGGTGGAGTCGATCAAGCTGCTGCCGGCCCGTGAATTCCCGCTGCAAAAAGACGCGGTCACGCGCTTCAAGGCGCGCTTTCGCGAGCGCTTCGACGTGGACTTCCGCCGCTGCCCGATCTTTCAGGACCTGAGCAGCGGGATTACACCGGCCGGTATCGAGTACTACCTGCCGCTGTTCTTCGACGAAACCTCTACCCTGTTCGACTACCTGCCCCAGGACACCCAAGTGTTCTCGCTGCCGGGCATCGAACAGGCGGCGGAAAACTTCTGGAACGACGTGCGTAACCGCTATGAAGAGCGCCGCGTCGATCCGTCCCGTCCTTTATTGCCGCCGGCCGAGCTGTTCCTGCCGGTGGAAGATTGCTTCGCGCGCCTGAAAAACTGGCCGCGCGTGGTCGCCAGCCAGCAGGACGTGGACGCAGGCGGCGGCCGCGAGCGCTTCCCCGCGCAAACGCTGCCGGACCTGGCGATCCAGGCCAAAGCCACGCAACCCCTGGAAGCGCTGTCCAACTTTCTCGCTGACTTCCCCGGCCGCGTGCTGTTTACCGCCGAATCCGCCGGTCGTCGCGAAGTGCTGTTGGAACTGCTCGAACGCCTGAAGCTGCGACCGAAGACCGTCGACAGTTGGCCGGATTTTGTAAAAAGCAAGGAACGCCTGGCAATCACCATCGCACCGCTCGATGAAGGCCTGCTGCTGGACGACCCGGCCCTGGCGTTGATCGCCGAGAGCCCGCTGTTCGGCCAACGCGTGATGCAACGACGGCGCCGCGAAAAACGCGCCGACGCCAACAACGACGCCGTGATCAAGAACCTCACCGAACTGCGCGAAGGCGCACCGGTGGTGCATATCGACCATGGCGTGGGCCGCTACCTGGGCCTGCAGACCCTGGAGATCGACAACCAGGCGGCCGAATTCCTCACCATGGAATACGCCGAGGGCGCCAAGCTCTACGTGCCGGTGGCCAGCCTGCACCTGATCGCCCGCTACACCGGCAGCGATGACGCCCTGGCGCCGTTGCACCGCCTGGGCTCCGAGACCTGGCAGAAAGCCAAGCGCAAGGCCGCCGAACAGGTGCGCGACGTGGCCGCCGAATTGCTCGACATCTATGCCCGCCGCGCAGCACGCGAAGGGTATGCGTTCGCTGACCCGAAAGCCGACTACGCCACCTTCAGCGCCGGCTTCGCCTTCGAAGAAACCCCGGACCAGCAAACCACCATCGAAGCCGTACGCGCCGACATGCTCGCGCCCAAGCCGATGGACCGCCTGGTCTGCGGCGACGTGGGCTTCGGCAAGACCGAAGTGGCGATGCGTGCCGCTTTCATCGCGGTGCATGGCGGCAAGCAAGTGGCAATCCTGGTGCCGACCACCCTGCTCGCCCAGCAGCACTACAACAGCTTCCGCGACCGCTTTGCCGACTGGCCGGTGAGCGTGGAAGTGATGAGCCGCTTCAAGTCCGCCAAGGAAGTGAACGCCGCCGTCGCCGACCTGGCAGAAGGCAAGATCGATATCGTCATCGGCACGCACAAGCTGTTGTCGGACGATGTGAAGATCAAGAACCTGGGCCTGGTGATCATCGACGAAGAACACCGCTTCGGCGTGCGTCAAAAAGAACAGCTGAAGAACCTGCGCAGCGAAGTCGACATCCTGACGCTGACCGCCACCCCGATCCCGCGCACGTTGAACATGGCCGTGTCGGGCATGCGCGACCTGTCGATCATCGCCACGCCGCCGGCGCGGCGCTTGTCGGTGCGCACCTTCGTGATGGAGCAGAACAAAAGCACGGTCAAGGAAGCATTGCTGCGTGAACTGCTGCGCGGCGGCCAGGTGTACTACCTGCACAACGACGTCAAGACCATCGAAAAATGCGCCGCCGACCTCGCCGAACTGGTGCCTGAAGCGCGTATCGCCATCGGCCACGGGCAAATGCGCGAGCGCGAACTCGAACAGGTGATGAGCGACTTCTACCACAAGCGCTTCAACGTGCTGATCGCCTCGACCATCATCGAGACCGGCATCGACGTGCCGAGCGCCAACACCATCATCATCGAGCGTGCCGACAAGTTCGGCCTGGCCCAACTGCATCAGCTGCGTGGCCGGGTCGGGCGCAGTCACCACCAGGCCTACGCCTATCTGCTGACGCCGCCACGGCAACAGATTACCTCCGACGCGGAAAAGCGCCTGGAAGCCATCGCCAATACCCAAGACCTGGGCGCAGGTTTTGTGCTGGCCACCAACGACCTGGAAATCCGTGGCGCCGGCGAACTGCTGGGCGACGGCCAGAGCGGGCAGATCCAGGCGGTGGGTTTCACGCTGTATATGGAAATGCTCGAACGCGCGGTCAAAGCCATCCGCAAGGGTGAACAGCCGAACCTGGATCAACCGCTCGGCGGCGGTCCGGAAATCAACCTGCGCTTGCCGGCCTTGATCCCCGAAGACTACCTGCCGGATGTGCACGCGCGGCTGATCCTGTACAAGCGCATCGCCTCGGCCACGGACGAAGAAGGCCTCAAGGACCTGCAAGTGGAAATGATCGACCGCTTCGGCCTGCTGCCGGAGCCGACCAAGAACCTGGTGCGCCTGACCCTGCTCAAACTGCAGGCCGAGCAACTGGGCATCAAGAAGGTCGACGCCGGGCCGCAGGGCGGGCGTATCGAGTTCGAAGCGCAGACGCCGGTGGACCCGCTGGTGCTGATCAAGCTGATCCAGGGCCAACCCAACCGCTACAAGTTCGAAGGCGCTACGCTGTTCAAGTTCATGGTGCCGATGGAACGTGCCGAAGAACGCTTTAATACCTTGGAGGCGCTGTTCGAGCGCCTCATCCCGAAATCTGCTTGA